CCTGATTGTCTGTCATACCTTTTTGTTGTATACCAACAtcaactaattttttttttttttttttttttaataactatTTAACCGACCatttacttatttatttcgGATAAAAAGCGTAGACTCtcgtaaaaaaaaaaaaaaaaaaaaaaaaaaagcaaactTAGCCGATGAGCTCATCCCTAAAAAAGTATTTCGGATATTAAATCGTTACGCGGAGCAATTTATTActaatccaaaaaaaaagggtattaatattatatcaaATTCTtatattagtaataataataatatcaataataataaaaactgaatttttttgaaaaataaggTCATATATagatacatatatatatatataacatgCCAAGGATAATATGTGTTGAAATAAAGAgacaaatgaaaatataattcCTATTTATAACCTATTATTCTAGTAGTAGCAAAGtatagaagaaaaaaacaaaaaaaaacaaacaaaaagacAAGTATAAAATCAAACATTAATGTATCCTACCACCATTCCAGAAACTATGCAAGCCATCGTATTTGATGGTGAAAAAGCAGtcttagaaaaaaatgtccCTGTTCCTAAATTAGGAAAAGACACTGATTTGCTAGTTAAAGTCAAAGCTGTTGCTGGTAACCCCACTGATTGGAAACACATTGAATATAAGATTGGCCCTAAAGGTTGCATTGTTGGTTGTGATTTGTCAggtattgttgttaaaGTAGGTTCTAAAGTTGATcctgaaaaatttaaagttgGTGATGAGGTTTGTTCCTTTGTGCATGGATGTGCTGTTCTACACCCGGAAAACGGTGCATTTGCCGAATACAGCGTTGTTTCCTCACTTGTAGCtttaaaattggaaaatttaaaagttgaaaCCAAAGATGAAGTTCCGGAGGGTCCAATTGTCTCCTTTGAAAGCGCTGCCAGTCTACCAGTTGCATTATACACTGCTGCTGTCGCGTCTACCTACATTTACCACaacaaaattgaaattCCCACCACTCCAAATGAAGTCCCACAAAATGGCAAAGATTCTGTTTTCTTAATATGGGGTGGTGCTACAAGTGTTGGTCAAAACATGATTCAGGTCTTAAAGCATACCAATGCTTACAGcaaaattattgttgttgcctCTAAAAAACATGAAAAGTTATTAAAGGAATATGGCGCTACTGAACTTTTTGACTACCACGAGCCTGAT
This Saccharomycodes ludwigii strain NBRC 1722 chromosome II, whole genome shotgun sequence DNA region includes the following protein-coding sequences:
- a CDS encoding zinc-binding alcohol dehydrogenase family protein (similar to Saccharomyces cerevisiae YNL134C | NADH-dependent aldehyde reductase involved in detoxification of furfural), with product MYPTTIPETMQAIVFDGEKAVLEKNVPVPKLGKDTDLLVKVKAVAGNPTDWKHIEYKIGPKGCIVGCDLSGIVVKVGSKVDPEKFKVGDEVCSFVHGCAVLHPENGAFAEYSVVSSLVALKLENLKVETKDEVPEGPIVSFESAASLPVALYTAAVASTYIYHNKIEIPTTPNEVPQNGKDSVFLIWGGATSVGQNMIQVLKHTNAYSKIIVVASKKHEKLLKEYGATELFDYHEPDVVSKIKAKYPNIHHALDTVSIIPTFNDTYRVVVPDEKSIVGNLMNYTSEMIDASILNDKVCLSSILLYSISGEEIPFANGSVIPKNPEFVEIAVKTMNDVNKLIYANKIKHMPLKIFHNGLEDIPEILHGIQIGKNSGVKFIASI